The proteins below are encoded in one region of Streptomyces marianii:
- a CDS encoding OsmC family protein, whose translation MATTRQAHTVWDGDLLSGSGVVTFDSSGIGDFPVSWPSRAEQANGKTSPEELIAGAHSSCFSMALSHGLAGAGTPPTRLETKADVTFQPGEGITGIHLTVEGQVPGLDQEGFQAAAEEAKKNCPVSQALSGTTITLTAKLA comes from the coding sequence ATGGCCACCACGCGCCAGGCCCACACCGTCTGGGACGGCGACCTGCTCTCCGGCTCCGGCGTCGTCACGTTCGACTCCTCCGGTATCGGCGACTTCCCCGTCTCCTGGCCGTCGCGCGCCGAGCAGGCGAACGGCAAGACCAGCCCTGAGGAGCTGATCGCCGGCGCCCACTCCAGCTGCTTCTCCATGGCCCTCTCGCACGGTCTCGCGGGTGCCGGCACGCCGCCCACCCGCCTGGAGACCAAGGCCGACGTCACGTTCCAGCCGGGCGAGGGCATCACGGGCATCCACCTGACCGTCGAGGGCCAGGTTCCCGGCCTCGACCAGGAGGGCTTCCAGGCGGCCGCCGAGGAGGCCAAGAAGAACTGCCCGGTGAGCCAGGCCCTTTCGGGGACGACGATCACGCTGACGGCGAAGCTCGCGTAG
- a CDS encoding MerR family transcriptional regulator, with amino-acid sequence MPPDAMLTIGELAERAGVTVKTVRFYSDRGLLPESGRSAGGHRRYGPEALDRLRLIRSLRGLDLPVSEVGRVLEGQDGDAPDDVLEDVITGRLQVLGPQLAALRWREASLRLLRDCDPGERAERLRLIGTLSVPPSTASMTRFWRYWLPPRLPSRVVSAFLDQAVPHLPDDPTPAQVWAFARMHALVSGNCSGSVRPQPAVHLPDRGYRPAVLYDGLGEAYALASAELRAGRPPRTGEALDCFVSVYAVSRGTRDTTAFRRLLRRQLAADPRIDVYWQLTAELSTPPGAPPEPNPGSAHDWLCAALDTGTERHAG; translated from the coding sequence TTGCCGCCGGACGCCATGTTGACCATCGGGGAGCTCGCGGAACGTGCGGGCGTCACGGTCAAGACGGTCCGCTTCTACTCGGACCGCGGCCTGCTCCCCGAGTCCGGCCGCAGCGCGGGCGGACACCGCCGGTACGGCCCCGAAGCGCTCGACCGGCTGCGGCTGATCCGCTCGCTGCGCGGGCTCGACCTGCCGGTGTCCGAGGTGGGCCGGGTCCTGGAGGGCCAGGACGGCGACGCGCCGGACGATGTCCTGGAGGACGTGATCACGGGGCGGTTGCAGGTGCTCGGCCCCCAACTGGCCGCCCTGCGCTGGCGGGAGGCGTCCCTGCGGCTGCTGCGTGACTGCGACCCCGGCGAACGCGCCGAGCGGCTGCGGCTGATCGGCACGCTGTCCGTGCCGCCCAGCACGGCGTCGATGACGCGGTTCTGGCGGTACTGGCTGCCGCCGAGGCTGCCGTCCCGGGTGGTCTCCGCGTTCCTCGACCAGGCCGTACCGCACCTTCCCGACGACCCGACGCCCGCCCAGGTGTGGGCCTTCGCCCGCATGCACGCGCTGGTGTCCGGGAACTGCTCCGGTTCCGTCCGGCCCCAGCCCGCGGTCCACCTGCCTGACCGGGGCTACCGTCCCGCCGTGCTGTACGACGGTCTCGGCGAGGCATACGCGCTGGCCTCGGCCGAACTGCGGGCGGGGCGGCCGCCGCGGACGGGCGAGGCCCTCGACTGCTTCGTCTCGGTCTACGCCGTGTCACGCGGCACGCGCGACACGACGGCGTTCCGCCGGCTCCTGCGCCGCCAACTGGCCGCCGATCCCCGTATCGACGTGTACTGGCAGCTCACGGCCGAGCTGTCCACCCCGCCCGGCGCCCCGCCCGAACCAAACCCGGGCTCCGCCCACGACTGGCTGTGTGCGGCGCTGGACACGGGGACCGAGCGGCACGCGGGCTGA
- the zapE gene encoding cell division protein ZapE: MTEAVPLSLCAREPRVPADRLVAEMVPPPRFDSVRFETYVPDRNQPSQAEAVTVLSSFAAGLGGAHATGSGRRRWFTRKPAAPAAPRGVYLDGGYGVGKTHLLASLWHATPAEPSLKAFGTFVELTNLVGALGFQQTVKTLSGHRLLCIDEFELDDPGDTVLVSTLLGKLVEAGVALAATSNTLPGKLGEGRFAAADFLREIQGLSAHFRPLRIDGEDYRHRGLPEAPAPFSDEQVTRASHATGGASLDDFPQLLEHLARVHPSRYGALTDGVRAVCLTDVRPVPDQSTALRLVVLADRLYDREVPVLASGLPFDRLFSDEMLQGGYRKKYFRAISRLTALARDAKGLVEQ, encoded by the coding sequence ATGACCGAAGCCGTCCCGCTCTCGCTGTGCGCCCGCGAGCCCCGTGTCCCCGCCGACCGCCTGGTCGCGGAGATGGTGCCGCCGCCGCGCTTCGACTCGGTGCGCTTCGAGACGTACGTCCCCGATCGGAACCAGCCCAGCCAGGCCGAGGCGGTCACGGTGCTGAGCTCGTTCGCCGCGGGTCTGGGCGGTGCGCACGCCACCGGCAGCGGCAGGCGCCGCTGGTTCACGAGGAAGCCCGCGGCGCCGGCGGCGCCCAGGGGGGTCTATCTGGACGGCGGCTACGGCGTCGGCAAGACCCACCTCCTCGCCTCGCTCTGGCACGCCACACCCGCCGAGCCGTCCCTCAAGGCGTTCGGCACCTTCGTGGAGCTGACGAATCTGGTCGGCGCGCTGGGCTTCCAGCAGACCGTGAAGACCCTGAGCGGCCACCGGCTCCTGTGCATCGACGAGTTCGAGCTGGACGACCCGGGCGACACCGTTCTCGTGTCGACCCTGCTCGGCAAGCTCGTCGAGGCGGGCGTCGCCCTGGCGGCGACCTCCAACACCCTGCCCGGCAAGCTCGGGGAGGGCCGCTTCGCCGCCGCCGACTTCCTCCGCGAGATCCAGGGCCTGTCCGCACACTTCCGGCCGCTGCGGATCGACGGCGAGGACTACCGCCACCGCGGCCTGCCCGAGGCGCCCGCACCCTTCTCGGACGAGCAGGTCACCCGGGCCTCGCACGCCACCGGGGGCGCTTCGCTCGACGACTTCCCGCAGTTGCTGGAGCATCTCGCACGGGTGCACCCCAGCCGTTACGGCGCGCTGACGGACGGCGTGCGCGCGGTCTGCCTCACCGACGTGCGGCCGGTGCCGGACCAGTCGACGGCTCTGCGGCTCGTCGTGCTCGCGGACCGGCTCTACGACAGGGAGGTGCCGGTACTGGCCTCCGGTCTCCCCTTCGACCGGCTGTTCAGCGACGAGATGCTGCAGGGCGGGTACCGGAAGAAGTACTTCCGGGCGATCTCCCGGCTGACGGCACTCGCGCGGGACGCCAAGGGCCTCGTCGAACAGTAG
- a CDS encoding PPK2 family polyphosphate kinase: protein MTTKSGRSGRLPDPLPDPGPAPAPAPDEVADRYPGRLRDVLRVPAGGRLDLSSYDPGGVPAGPRDKVAGLEAAAAAGRRLAELQERLYAAASAGDRRRLLLILQGMDTSGKGGTVKHVIGHFNPAGCRIKAFKAPTTEERDHHFLWRIARELPRSGDIGIFDRSHYEDVLIARVRDLVPRERIRRRYDEINAFERALAEDGFTIVKVFLHISPEEQRRRLLARLDNPDKHWKFDQGDIEERAMWPAYQKAYERALERCSLPEAPWYVVPADRKWYRNWAVSRLLLEHLEELDPQYPKGDFDIEASRKLLLGNG from the coding sequence ATGACCACGAAGAGCGGCCGCAGCGGGCGACTCCCCGACCCGCTTCCCGATCCGGGGCCGGCCCCGGCCCCGGCCCCGGACGAGGTCGCGGACCGTTACCCGGGCCGGCTCCGTGACGTGCTGCGCGTCCCGGCGGGCGGTCGCCTCGACCTCTCCTCGTACGACCCGGGCGGGGTCCCGGCCGGCCCGCGGGACAAGGTCGCGGGCCTGGAGGCGGCCGCGGCGGCGGGCAGGCGCCTGGCGGAGCTGCAGGAGCGGCTGTACGCGGCGGCGTCCGCGGGCGACCGGCGCCGGCTGCTGCTGATCCTCCAGGGCATGGACACCAGCGGGAAGGGCGGCACCGTCAAACACGTCATCGGCCACTTCAATCCCGCCGGCTGCCGGATCAAGGCGTTCAAGGCCCCCACAACGGAGGAGCGGGACCACCACTTCCTCTGGCGGATCGCCCGGGAGTTGCCGCGCTCCGGCGACATCGGGATCTTCGACCGCTCGCATTACGAGGACGTCCTGATCGCCAGGGTCCGCGACCTGGTGCCGCGCGAACGGATCCGCCGCCGCTACGACGAGATCAACGCCTTCGAGCGGGCCCTCGCGGAGGACGGCTTCACCATCGTGAAGGTCTTCCTCCACATCTCCCCCGAGGAGCAGCGGCGCCGGCTGCTGGCACGCCTCGACAACCCGGACAAGCACTGGAAGTTCGACCAGGGGGACATCGAGGAGCGGGCCATGTGGCCGGCCTACCAGAAGGCGTACGAACGGGCCCTGGAGCGCTGCTCGCTCCCCGAGGCGCCCTGGTACGTCGTTCCCGCCGACCGCAAGTGGTACCGCAACTGGGCGGTGAGCAGACTGCTGCTGGAGCACCTGGAGGAGCTCGACCCGCAGTACCCGAAGGGGGACTTCGACATCGAGGCGAGCAGGAAGCTGCTGCTGGGGAACGGCTGA
- the murC gene encoding UDP-N-acetylmuramate--L-alanine ligase yields the protein MASGIPNAMERPHFIGIGGAGMSGIAKILAQRGAKVAGSDARESTTAEALRALGATVHVGHAAEHLADDASCVVVSSAIRADNPELARAAELGVPVVHRSDALAALMRASRTIAVAGTHGKTTTTSMLAVALTELGLDPSYAIGGDLAGPGTNARHGDGDLFVAEADESDRSFQKYDPDVAIVLNVELDHHANYASMDEIYESFEAFVAKIPAGGALVVGEHAGARELAARVSGRPDLTVVTVGEDEGADVRIRSITPHGMTSEVTVVLPDAGEITFTVSVPGRHYAHNAAAALAAGARLGLDPAGLAHALTAYTGVGRRLQLKGEAKGVQVIDSYAHHPTEMTADLEAMRAAAGDRRLLVVFQPHLFSRTQELGAEMGRALALADASVVLDIYPAREDPIPGVTSVMITAAAEAAGARVTAVHDKESVPDVLAGMAAPGDLVLTMGAGDVTDLGPKILARLSD from the coding sequence ATGGCATCCGGCATCCCCAACGCCATGGAACGGCCGCACTTCATCGGCATCGGCGGCGCCGGAATGTCCGGGATCGCCAAGATCCTCGCCCAGCGGGGCGCCAAGGTCGCGGGCAGTGACGCCAGGGAGTCCACGACGGCCGAGGCGCTGCGGGCGCTGGGTGCGACCGTGCACGTCGGGCACGCCGCCGAGCACCTCGCGGACGACGCGTCCTGCGTCGTCGTCTCCAGCGCCATCCGCGCCGACAACCCCGAGCTGGCCCGTGCCGCCGAGCTCGGCGTACCGGTCGTCCACCGGTCCGACGCCCTCGCCGCGCTGATGCGCGCCTCCCGGACCATCGCGGTGGCCGGCACCCACGGCAAGACCACCACCACGTCGATGCTGGCCGTGGCGCTGACGGAGCTGGGACTCGACCCGTCGTACGCCATCGGCGGCGACCTCGCCGGGCCCGGCACGAACGCCCGGCACGGCGACGGCGACCTGTTCGTCGCCGAGGCCGACGAGAGCGACCGCAGCTTCCAGAAGTACGACCCGGACGTCGCGATCGTCCTCAACGTCGAGCTCGACCACCACGCCAACTACGCCTCCATGGACGAGATCTACGAGTCCTTCGAGGCCTTCGTCGCCAAGATCCCCGCCGGCGGGGCACTGGTCGTCGGCGAGCACGCCGGAGCCCGCGAGCTGGCCGCCCGAGTGTCCGGTCGCCCGGACCTCACCGTCGTCACCGTCGGTGAGGACGAGGGCGCCGACGTCCGGATCCGCTCGATCACACCCCACGGCATGACCAGCGAGGTCACGGTCGTCCTCCCGGACGCCGGGGAGATCACCTTCACCGTCTCCGTCCCCGGACGCCACTACGCCCACAACGCCGCCGCCGCCCTCGCCGCAGGCGCCCGGCTGGGCCTGGACCCGGCCGGGCTGGCCCACGCCCTCACGGCCTACACGGGTGTCGGCCGCCGCCTCCAGCTCAAGGGCGAGGCGAAGGGCGTCCAGGTCATCGACTCCTACGCGCACCACCCCACCGAGATGACCGCAGACCTGGAGGCCATGCGCGCCGCGGCGGGCGACCGGCGGCTGCTCGTCGTCTTCCAGCCGCACCTGTTCTCCCGCACCCAGGAGCTCGGCGCCGAGATGGGCCGGGCCCTCGCGCTCGCCGACGCCTCCGTGGTGCTCGACATCTACCCGGCCCGCGAGGACCCGATCCCCGGCGTCACCAGCGTGATGATCACCGCTGCCGCGGAGGCGGCGGGCGCGCGGGTGACGGCCGTCCACGACAAGGAGAGCGTCCCGGACGTGCTTGCGGGAATGGCCGCACCCGGGGATCTGGTTCTCACCATGGGGGCCGGCGATGTGACGGACCTCGGTCCGAAGATCCTGGCCCGTCTGTCGGACTGA
- the msrB gene encoding peptide-methionine (R)-S-oxide reductase MsrB → MAYDVDKPDEQWRAELSPAEYAVLRQAGTEPAFTGEYTDTKTKGVYSCRACGAELFTSGEKFESHCGWPSFYDPKDSDAVELLEDRTHGMVRTEVRCARCGSHLGHVFEGEGYPTPTDQRYCINSISLRLEPAEEA, encoded by the coding sequence ATGGCCTACGACGTCGACAAGCCGGACGAGCAGTGGCGCGCGGAGCTGAGCCCCGCGGAGTACGCCGTGCTCCGGCAGGCCGGGACCGAGCCCGCATTCACCGGCGAGTACACGGACACCAAGACCAAGGGCGTGTACTCCTGCCGGGCGTGCGGTGCCGAGCTCTTCACCTCCGGTGAGAAGTTCGAATCGCACTGCGGCTGGCCGTCCTTCTACGACCCGAAGGACTCGGACGCGGTGGAACTACTGGAGGACCGGACCCACGGCATGGTCCGCACGGAGGTCCGGTGCGCGCGCTGCGGCTCGCACCTCGGGCACGTCTTCGAGGGCGAGGGCTATCCGACGCCCACGGACCAGCGCTACTGCATCAACTCGATCTCGCTGAGGCTGGAGCCGGCGGAGGAGGCGTGA
- a CDS encoding pyrimidine reductase family protein, protein MRRLFPLPDPNDPAGARAATDREWGLDELADAYAYPAVEGPWLRANMVSSLDGAAQHDGKSQPLSSDSDMRIFGTLRGLADAVVVGAETVRQEGYRPARARDAFAGRRAAAGQAPAPAIAVVSASLDLDFSLPLFTSPLVPTLVLTGASAPPERVAAAAEAGAEVLVAGDGTGVDPARAVEALAGRGLRRLLTEGGPRLLGQFVGSGVLDELCLTVSPTLTSGTAQRIAYGTDRAVPERFALASLLEEAGFLFARYRRT, encoded by the coding sequence ATGCGACGTCTGTTCCCCCTGCCCGACCCGAACGACCCTGCCGGTGCACGCGCCGCGACCGACCGCGAGTGGGGGCTGGACGAGCTGGCCGACGCCTACGCCTATCCGGCCGTGGAGGGCCCCTGGCTGCGGGCGAACATGGTCTCGTCCCTCGACGGGGCCGCCCAGCACGACGGGAAGTCGCAGCCGTTGTCGTCCGACTCGGACATGCGGATCTTCGGCACCCTGCGGGGGCTGGCCGACGCCGTCGTCGTCGGTGCGGAGACGGTACGGCAGGAGGGCTACCGCCCCGCCCGTGCCCGGGACGCCTTCGCCGGCCGCCGTGCGGCCGCCGGACAGGCCCCAGCCCCCGCGATCGCCGTGGTCAGCGCGAGCCTCGACCTCGACTTCTCCCTGCCGCTCTTCACCTCCCCCCTGGTGCCGACGCTGGTCCTCACCGGGGCCTCCGCGCCGCCGGAGCGGGTCGCCGCCGCGGCGGAGGCCGGGGCGGAGGTCCTCGTCGCGGGCGACGGGACGGGCGTCGACCCGGCCCGGGCCGTCGAGGCGCTGGCCGGACGCGGCCTGCGGCGGCTGCTCACGGAAGGGGGGCCGAGGCTCCTGGGTCAGTTCGTCGGATCCGGGGTACTCGACGAGCTGTGCCTGACGGTGTCGCCGACGCTCACCTCCGGTACCGCCCAGCGGATCGCGTACGGAACCGACCGGGCGGTGCCGGAGCGCTTCGCGCTGGCGTCCCTGCTGGAGGAGGCCGGGTTCCTCTTCGCCCGATACCGTCGGACCTGA
- a CDS encoding acyltransferase family protein: protein MRHRAPGSRSSAVPSGRDRLPSLTGLRFWAALLVVTYHLSRQVGQIPGASELAWYGRSGVTFFFVLSGFVLAWTYDGKQIPAKVFLRRRFARIWPLLATTTVLSVGVWLALGKAVSTKAVAATLLLVNAWIPDQVILRGGNPAAWSLSDEAWFYLIFPALMALPAVRSGRGRRWIWVTVCVGVVLAWLSGALIDSGVPRVWALDYLPLTRTLQFLLGVVAGLAVARGWRPPIGLWSAVSLVIGWHLALIPWSGAVPDALWYSPYQASQLLSTPLFALLVAAAAHADLSGRTTGLGGQWAIRLGHWSFAWYLIHEIVIRVWVARHGRPEGASDTAVVWLVVIAVSLTLSACAYRWVEHPLERRLRGSGPGAAAGGGRVGEERHTAEVVRPN from the coding sequence ATGCGACACAGGGCCCCCGGCAGCCGATCCTCCGCCGTCCCGTCCGGCAGGGATCGCCTCCCGTCCCTTACCGGACTGCGCTTCTGGGCGGCTCTCCTGGTGGTGACGTACCACCTCTCGCGGCAGGTCGGCCAGATACCCGGGGCCAGTGAGCTGGCCTGGTACGGCCGCAGCGGAGTGACCTTCTTCTTCGTGCTGTCCGGGTTCGTCCTGGCATGGACGTACGACGGCAAGCAGATACCCGCGAAGGTCTTTCTCCGGCGCCGCTTCGCCCGTATCTGGCCGCTCCTCGCCACCACGACAGTGCTGTCCGTGGGGGTGTGGCTCGCGCTCGGCAAGGCCGTGTCGACGAAGGCCGTGGCCGCCACGCTGCTGCTCGTCAACGCCTGGATACCCGACCAGGTCATACTGCGGGGCGGCAATCCCGCCGCGTGGTCGCTCAGCGACGAGGCATGGTTCTATCTGATCTTTCCCGCGCTGATGGCCCTTCCGGCCGTGCGTTCGGGCCGCGGACGACGCTGGATCTGGGTGACGGTCTGTGTGGGCGTTGTTCTCGCGTGGCTGAGCGGTGCCCTGATCGACAGCGGGGTGCCGCGCGTCTGGGCGCTCGACTACCTGCCGCTGACCCGCACTCTGCAGTTCCTGCTCGGCGTGGTGGCCGGGCTCGCGGTGGCCCGCGGCTGGAGGCCGCCCATCGGTCTGTGGTCCGCCGTATCACTGGTGATCGGCTGGCACTTGGCGTTGATCCCCTGGTCGGGGGCTGTCCCCGACGCGCTCTGGTACAGCCCGTACCAGGCCTCACAGCTTCTCTCCACGCCTCTCTTCGCGCTCCTCGTGGCCGCGGCCGCCCACGCGGATCTGAGCGGCCGGACGACGGGACTCGGCGGGCAGTGGGCCATACGGCTCGGGCACTGGTCATTCGCCTGGTACCTGATCCACGAGATCGTCATCCGGGTGTGGGTGGCGAGGCACGGCCGGCCCGAGGGGGCGTCCGACACCGCCGTGGTGTGGCTGGTGGTCATCGCGGTCAGCCTGACCCTGTCAGCGTGCGCCTACCGCTGGGTGGAGCATCCCCTCGAGCGCCGGCTCCGCGGCAGCGGCCCGGGTGCTGCGGCGGGTGGCGGGCGCGTCGGCGAAGAGCGGCATACGGCCGAGGTGGTGCGGCCGAACTGA
- a CDS encoding indole-3-glycerol phosphate synthase yields MFTSVLMIEKPLTATDVEFVTTLHGDEPVSFIVLMQPRGDQADLLLRAIDDVAMGELKEAVREGEEPEGAKARQPAELALVHSLNALRAAGAEAVGQVVEEHPLDKMKTVVEEAGADEVIVLTAPHYVEEFFHRDWASRARHKVGVPVLKLFAHSE; encoded by the coding sequence GTGTTCACAAGCGTATTGATGATCGAGAAGCCCCTCACGGCGACCGACGTGGAGTTCGTCACGACGCTGCACGGAGACGAGCCCGTGTCGTTCATCGTGCTCATGCAGCCGCGCGGCGACCAGGCCGACCTGCTGCTGCGCGCCATCGACGACGTGGCCATGGGCGAGCTCAAGGAAGCCGTCCGCGAGGGTGAGGAGCCCGAGGGCGCGAAGGCCCGGCAGCCTGCGGAGCTCGCCCTCGTCCACTCCCTGAACGCCCTGCGGGCCGCCGGGGCCGAGGCCGTCGGCCAGGTCGTCGAGGAGCACCCGCTCGACAAGATGAAGACCGTCGTCGAGGAGGCCGGCGCCGACGAGGTGATCGTCCTGACCGCGCCCCACTACGTCGAGGAGTTCTTCCACCGCGACTGGGCCTCCCGTGCCCGGCACAAGGTCGGCGTACCGGTGCTGAAGCTCTTCGCGCACAGCGAATAG
- a CDS encoding alkaline phosphatase PhoX: MTAEHTQESQGFAGGGASEPPGAPAASSATRRRVLAGTGAAVAGITFTGAFSELFAGTAAARGHSGYGPLVPDAHGLLDLPKGFRYRVLSREGEPLRSGEGPVPGNHDGMAALPGRRGRVHLLRNHENRHNARIGVPVVDGLTYDPAAKGGCTALTLDGRNNVLDEHVAIAGTAVNCAGGPTPWGTWLTCEENEDKAGTNGCTKDHGFVFEVDGADPRRTGAVPLTAMGRFQHEAVAVDPRSGIVYETEDAFERPFGLFYRFLPEKPLGGRGSLRAGGRLEAMRVPGLPDLSAIQETGVGFDGVEWVRVPDPQARRTPVRLQDFGPKGITHAQKLEGCYWGGSSVYFVSSFARSAEGSAADHFGQVWRYEPRRRRLTLVIVFGPATDVQLPGESPDNICLAPGGGLMVAEDGNGAQHVYGVTKRGEVYAMARNRQDIGTPEEPAWGEFAGVTFSPDGGTMYVNCYTPGTTFAVTGPWR; this comes from the coding sequence ATGACCGCAGAACACACGCAGGAATCACAGGGATTTGCCGGGGGCGGGGCCTCCGAACCCCCGGGTGCCCCCGCCGCCTCCTCCGCGACGCGGCGCCGGGTCCTCGCCGGTACGGGTGCCGCTGTCGCCGGAATCACCTTCACCGGAGCCTTCTCGGAGCTCTTCGCGGGTACGGCCGCCGCCCGCGGCCACTCCGGCTACGGCCCGCTCGTACCGGACGCGCACGGCCTCCTCGACCTGCCGAAGGGTTTCCGCTATCGGGTGCTCTCCCGCGAGGGCGAGCCGCTGCGCTCCGGCGAGGGCCCGGTGCCCGGCAACCACGACGGCATGGCCGCCCTGCCCGGACGCCGGGGCCGGGTCCATCTCCTGCGCAACCACGAGAACCGGCACAACGCCCGCATCGGCGTTCCCGTCGTCGACGGCCTCACCTACGACCCGGCGGCCAAGGGCGGCTGTACGGCGCTCACCCTCGACGGCCGCAACAACGTCCTCGACGAGCACGTCGCCATCGCGGGCACCGCCGTCAACTGCGCGGGCGGGCCCACGCCCTGGGGAACCTGGCTCACCTGCGAGGAGAACGAGGACAAGGCCGGCACCAACGGCTGCACCAAGGACCACGGTTTCGTCTTCGAGGTGGACGGCGCCGATCCGCGCCGGACCGGCGCCGTACCGCTGACCGCGATGGGCCGCTTCCAGCACGAGGCGGTCGCGGTCGATCCGCGCAGCGGGATCGTCTACGAGACGGAGGACGCCTTCGAGAGGCCGTTCGGGCTGTTCTACCGCTTCCTGCCGGAGAAACCACTCGGCGGCAGGGGCTCACTGCGGGCCGGGGGACGGCTGGAGGCGATGCGGGTCCCGGGGCTGCCCGACCTGTCCGCGATCCAGGAGACGGGCGTCGGGTTCGACGGCGTCGAGTGGGTCCGCGTGCCCGATCCGCAGGCGCGTCGGACGCCCGTCCGGCTGCAGGACTTCGGCCCGAAGGGCATCACCCACGCCCAGAAGCTGGAGGGCTGCTACTGGGGCGGCTCGTCCGTCTACTTCGTCTCCAGTTTCGCCCGCAGCGCCGAGGGCTCGGCGGCCGACCACTTCGGGCAGGTGTGGCGGTACGAACCGCGGCGGCGCCGGCTGACCCTGGTCATCGTCTTCGGGCCCGCGACCGACGTGCAACTGCCCGGCGAGTCCCCGGACAACATCTGCCTCGCCCCGGGCGGCGGGCTGATGGTGGCGGAGGACGGGAACGGCGCCCAGCACGTGTACGGGGTCACCAAGCGCGGCGAGGTGTACGCGATGGCGCGCAACCGCCAGGACATCGGCACCCCGGAGGAGCCCGCGTGGGGCGAGTTCGCGGGCGTCACGTTCTCGCCGGACGGCGGCACGATGTACGTGAACTGCTACACGCCGGGTACGACGTTCGCGGTGACCGGACCCTGGCGCTGA
- a CDS encoding alpha/beta fold hydrolase, which translates to MTVFVLVSGGHTGGWVWREVASGLRESGAGAHPATLTGMGDRRHLAGPGTDMATHVEDLVQLIDHVDEPEVVLVGHCYGIYPALGAAGRRLDRTAGIVYVDAPLPRDGLSLLDQVREQMPHGPVRDRMLGQPARAEDGWRVPAPTRDEWRQWGNLAGVPEHGVARLARLAAPQPMGTLTEPVRFTDAVGGLPMTGVFCTVGGTMDIGGVEALVATGNPLFRQLAEPRWGFFELATGHWPMLSVPDELVTVLLRAAAGEGHRLARTEGGRDGAPTV; encoded by the coding sequence ATGACGGTGTTCGTGCTGGTGTCGGGAGGCCACACCGGAGGATGGGTCTGGCGGGAAGTGGCCTCCGGGCTGAGGGAGTCGGGAGCCGGGGCGCACCCGGCGACCCTGACGGGGATGGGCGACCGACGCCATCTCGCCGGTCCCGGAACGGACATGGCCACCCATGTCGAGGACCTGGTGCAGCTCATCGACCATGTGGACGAGCCGGAGGTCGTCCTCGTCGGTCACTGCTACGGCATCTACCCGGCGCTCGGTGCCGCCGGCCGGCGCCTGGACCGGACCGCCGGGATCGTGTACGTGGACGCGCCCCTGCCCCGCGACGGGCTCTCCCTGCTCGACCAGGTACGCGAGCAGATGCCGCACGGCCCCGTCCGCGACCGGATGCTGGGTCAGCCCGCCCGGGCCGAGGACGGCTGGCGCGTGCCCGCGCCCACGCGGGACGAGTGGCGGCAGTGGGGAAACCTCGCGGGTGTCCCCGAGCACGGGGTCGCCCGCCTGGCCCGCCTCGCCGCACCCCAGCCGATGGGCACCCTGACCGAGCCGGTCCGGTTCACGGACGCGGTCGGCGGGCTGCCCATGACGGGCGTCTTCTGCACGGTCGGCGGCACGATGGACATCGGCGGCGTCGAAGCCCTGGTGGCGACGGGGAACCCGCTGTTCCGGCAGCTCGCGGAACCGCGCTGGGGGTTCTTCGAACTCGCCACCGGGCACTGGCCGATGCTGTCCGTGCCGGACGAACTGGTGACGGTCCTGCTGCGCGCCGCCGCGGGGGAGGGGCATCGGTTGGCGAGAACCGAGGGTGGCCGTGACGGTGCGCCCACGGTGTGA